In Carassius gibelio isolate Cgi1373 ecotype wild population from Czech Republic chromosome B17, carGib1.2-hapl.c, whole genome shotgun sequence, the genomic stretch TCTTCTCTTTTCTGAGGAACACAAGGGTGCTGACAGGACTCGATCTGTCCAAGGGGAGCGGTTTTGCGAGTGGATGTGTGGCTCTTCTGCAACTGATGAATTATGGCAGAGAATTTAGCATCGAGCGAGGGTCGCCCCGTTCGAGGCCTTGCCCCCTTACAGTTCTCTTTCTCCTGATTGGAAAATAAGCTGGTAGGTTGAATAAACTGTAATTTATCAGGAGGTGGTGGAGGTGCTCTCCTCTTCTTTTTGCTGGCTGTCACAGGACTTGTAAAAGACTGATTGCTTTCTTTACCTGGTGAAAGAATAGTTTTTTGTACCGCCATTGGCCGGGATCCTTCAAACAGTGCTGCCCAATGAGGAGGCTCGGTGACCTCCTCCTGACCAATGAGAAAGCGCCCATCAGTTTCCTCAATCTTATTGTGAATTATGTCAGTCAAGCTCTCAAATTTCACAGGAGACACGATGCCTGAAaagaacagattttaaaacaaacaattaacaGAAATAACAGGAAGTTAGACTATAACTCCTCCCAATTCAATCAAACCAAGGATAACTGTCTCCATCACTCACTCAGATCATTATAAACCGAGTCAGCTTGCTTGGTGAGAAAGAGCGGGGGTTTGCGTGGGGACAAAACCTCAATTTCCATAAGCTTGTCACATGCGTGTTGCCACTGACCTAAAGAATAAGTTCATATTAATTGTTAGACACAGTTTAGTAGcaaaaaaagatttctgaaagATGTCAGGTGAACTTACTCTGGTCATAAATGTGCTGCCAGAGGGCGTCCAGCCACTCCTGTAAAACATCAGGGGTTTCAGTAATGAACACGTGACTGGCAGAGTCTCCGTTTCCCGGGTTTATCAGGTTGAGTCTAGTGCCAGTACTCTGGTGGTCCTTTCCTACCACACGAATACGGGTGTcctgcatgaacacacacacaaactctgtaCTACAGATTTTATCATGGTTCTACTGTTGAATGAATCATGTAGCAATGTATCCCAAGAGGTAAAGCTTTTTCTATTGCCATTATTTCCATGACCTTTAAGacccgttcacaccaaggatgataaatataaagatatatagCTCTAtaaatcattctcaatattaaagaatagaaTATAGGTTCACACTATAAAGATACAGTCATAGAGAAATTATATCGTTGGTTTACTTTGGCTTTACTttgattttaaattcaaacacaaCAGCACACTCTTAGACAAGAAAAACacattgtgaaataataataattttaaaaagtccattttaaaaatgtttcttaccTTATTTATAGGAATAATGAGGCTGGGCTCCACTTTTGCTTGGATTTCTTCAGGTGAATAATAGCATGAAATCTGTCTGGCCTTCAGCACACAGTAAAGCTTACAGCGGCGCTGCAAACCCTCAATGCTTTGCTAAGTGGAAAATCAAAATGCTGATTTTtacaaatgtcattttatttagaaatattagtTTGAATTGTTGTGGCATGTATTCTTCCTGGTTCCTGTCTGACCTGTTGGCACAGGTATCCACTCATCGTGTCTTGTGTCATGCAGTCAGGTTGTGCCACCAGCTTACAGCACAAGTTACCATACAACGGCAGCCATGACGAAGCCTCCACTGACAGACCGATGGCAGAAAGTCAATCAGGACCGCTATGCAGGtcaattattaaaatgtgacTTGTTTGCTCTTACCGTTTTGCAGGATTATAAGGGAATGAGACTGGAAAGATCCCTCTGCCTGCTCCAAACCCAGTGTGGTGTATGCCAACAATGAGTATCGAGCACCTCTGCCGCAAAAATAGAAACAGATATTTTACTAATTTCATGAAAAATACTTTTAAGGTAATGAACATAATATCCATCCTTGCATACACTGGTATTGGGTTGGACTGGAGGAAAGTGTCAGGGTCTCCTCCATCCAGAAGAGGGCAGAGTTTCCTGCTTGAGGATCTGCCAAAAGAGGAGCGCAGCTTCCTGGCCAGTTTCTTTGGAGTGTTGACGAAGGTTGTCTCCTCCTCCAGTCCACAGCTATACAGCTCAAACCTCAGATCAAAGTCCGGCTTAGCTTCAGAGCTGTTGAAAATATTGAAACTGAGCTCAGAGGCCATTCAAGCTCGTTTAAATCACTATAGTTCTCATACATTTCTCAAATCACTATTGTCTTGTAGAGAGAAATAGAGAACTTACAAAATGTGGACACCTTCGAAGCAAATATCAGTCATTGAGGGATCTGCAATCACCATTTCAGAGTCAAAAATCTCGGAGCCGATCTTCATCAAACAGAAAACTGCCACCCGCTGCACATCTGTTGGGTTCAGATACACATGACATCAGCATAAACGGCTATATGAACATATTCctgtttccattttaatattttaccgCTTAATTCTTGCAGTCTTCATTGTCAAACATTGCTTCAGACAATATTTTCATATGCTAATTCggcgctcaagaaacatttctcattcatttttaaaacagcCGCTTAGTATTTTTGAGGAAACGGTGATcagttttttttcaagattctttgatgaatagagcagcattcaattaaaaaaacagaAAGTGTTTGTTACAtgataaaatgtctttactgttattttgatcaattaaatgcccGGTTATTAACTTCTTAAAACTTTTAGAATGgaaagcaaaaccatacattaccattaatcaaatcaaaacagGCACCATTTGTCCATAACATTAGCAAGGAcatgacattttaataataattataatatgaaatTGCTTACTCCCTTTGCTGTTAAAATGTTCTGTATCTTTCCAGAACAATGGAATCCGTACAcctggaaaagaaaaagaaaaatacataaaattttacatataatatatacatattcatataaataatataacagacatggttataaaaataaaaataaaaaaaaaaagagagaaaaaaagttgttAACTTACCAGATATGGCTACCTTTCCCTTACAAGGGATTTGGTCCAGAGAGTCTGAAGACcttaaataaaagaaacaatgattttaatatacatttatttcttatATGCATGTCtgataataatttacattaaaaataaaaccttaccTTTTGATGTCCTGCTGCTGCATCCTCCTCTGGGATTCACTCGTGTACGCTTTAATTCGGGTGTTACAGGTTAACAGACTCCTGGAAGCATCCAACACCTGCTCTTTTTTAGTACTGGCAACCAGAAGCTTGTAAGCACCAGCTCTCATCTGCATCTCAAACTCCAACTTTTCCTGAATATCACAGTCCTATTGAAAGGATGCAATCCATCAGTCAATCAGTAGCTTTATGGACAAGTGCTCTCAAAACACAATTCTGGGTATAAAGACTAGAGGAAGAAAGTACTGGGAGAGAACAGCTCTACCAAACAATCTATTCTACAATATTTCCTAAAGCAGGTGCATAATGATTCATGAAGAGATGAGATATGGTTattgggaaccactggtttaaCGCTGGACAATGAAGAAATGAAAATGATGAAATAAAGTAACACCAAAACagatggaagagaaaaaaaaaagagcttaccCTCCTCTTAGCTCTTATCTTAGAAAAGGAAAAGCGGGTCTCTGATAACCGACGAAAGTGAGTGAAAGTAATGGAAGGTCTGACTTATTCTgtgaatcggttcttttgaacagcaTGTTTTAAATCTTCGATTCAGTGATTCTTTTCATGTTGAGCCTGGTGAATTACATTTGAATCATTTAGCGGAGActtaaagcgacttacaaatgaggacaacagaagcaatcaaaaccgacaactataaaacaagcaaaacaaaacaagcaaatagaaatgaaaaacaataacgtagatcatcaatatcaaataaaatacgTAGTATCactatcaaataaaaataaaacaagtagacAGAAGAGAAAATGAATAGAGGACACTAGTGTTAGAtggtaatttttaataaaaacaaatctgggTCCACAGTAATCAGACTTCGATCGGATTTTCGTTTAAATGAGTCAGATGACTCGTTGACGCGAGAACTGTTCGCAATGATTCAGTCAGAATCGTGAACGGAACGGTTCTGTGAATCAGTTCAACTGATTTATTTAGTGGGGGAAATCCGATTCACATgaaacgattcgttcacgaaagTGAGttggactaaaaaaaaaaaaaaagacaaaaacaacctAAACACTCAAATCTTCTTAATGTTAGAGCTGTGTGATGTTTCATAATTAATTACGGCAAGACTGTTTTTATTTGCACCGAATAATTGAAATGTTTACCCCATTGGGGCATTTCAATACAGCACACAGAATATCAGTGAAACATAATCACACGCTCCCACACACAGACTACCTTACACGAGAACTTCAGCAAAACAGACCTCGTTTTGAAGAAACACGCTTTctcttattttctttctcttgatCTCCATGGCGAGAGAGGAACACGACGACACCGTGGACCGAGTGGCGATGTTTCGTTTAAAATGTTGAATATCCCGCGACAGATCCATACTGGCCTCTTCCTCGAGACAAGCCCCTCTCGCGCAACAAACCAACGGATGAACGGATAACACAAGGGCCAACCGACCAATCAGCTTCTCTCAAAGCGCTCCGAACAGTTGGGCGATACCATTTTTAAATTCGTAAGGGTTGGAATAACGATGCAGCTAAGTAGGTTTGCATTTATAAGTTGGATTAATTAATACGTTTTTGTAACATTCAAATTAATCAGTacgtaaaatacattttaagcatGTTTATGAAAATGGCCATGAAGTGGGTTTGCGTTATCACTATTTCTTGTGTTCATCTCCCCCGTCTGTCTGTAAATAGTTTAAACTGGTGGTCTGCCGCACTGCATTCTAATGAATCTTCGATGTTCTGACCGAATCTTTTCAGCGAGAGCGAGGTTTCTGGATCTTTTCAGATCGACTGTAATTTAATCAAAATTTAATGCGATGACATTTTGCAAGCATTTTGCACACGAAAACTGCATTCAGCATCATATGTAAAGAAATCAGTGCCACCTCTGTCGCTGCTGTCACGCTCATTCTTGACAACGTCGTTAGTACCAGATGACTTCATACACCTAACGTAGATATCGCTTTACTGTAACGTTATCTCAATCAGAGAGGGTTACCACTAGATTCGGACAGAAATATCAAGCAACAGATAATCCGAAGGATCAACAGTTTGATTAAAGGTTACAATACACAGTCCCACTGGAGCTCGTTCATTAAGGTATGGTCGCATGCGTCAGCAGACTAACGTTACCTGTCTGATCGCCTGCTTGCATGAGAAGATTTGCATACATTTCTCCATGGCAGTTTTAGAAGGCATAGAAAATTAGGAGTTATTAAAATATGGGATGACACGATGACACTGTCGGTTGATTTAAGCATATAACtaaattattgaaacaaatgcatttaatttcacCACCACCGAGGTGCATGAATTTGATCTGCTAAAGCTTTAGAGCTAACGGTACTCGAAAGCGATTTGGTGGTGGTTATCAGTGGTCGGAAATTATCTTGGTTTATtctgaatatacacacacacacacataacacacacacacacacatatctatctatctatctatctatctatctatctatctatctatctatctatctatctatctatctatctctctctctatatatatataaatatatagcacACAGCCAGTTGTTGTTAGTTTTCTGTCACCATCAGCATTCAGTCTTTTTTGTATTTCAGTCATttaatatacatgtatacacCGTGCCAGTTGTTAGACCCATGTGAAAAGCTTTCTAGATTAAAATAGCCTGTTAGACAGCGATTTtgtcgaccgatatgggtttttcaatGGCCATGCCGATATCTAGTGTTGGCCGATATAATATTAATACTGTCCGGGGCAAACCGTCACacgtttacatatatatatatatatattagggatgtcaaatttcgattatttccatgatcgatcgtcgtttaaattaacgatcaattaatcgattaatcgttaaccataatactgcaaaatgcgtctattgcaggcacgcagtcagcggtatgacaggatgtgcaaaagccacacacacacacaaaacgctttctcacttgaattaaagaggttttagtctgaataaaatgctagtagcaggattataaaatgaatagatgcgattatgatcatttgataaaatgaagagagcgcgccatacttttgaggtcattttactttgttgacagtttccaatcctgcacggagaacgctgaacgcgcctctttaaatggttttgtggtgctcgttgttgtattttaaagcacaattgcgatgttttcaactgacattattgtataaaattatccgaaatttggagcgcgtgtgactgcgctgcacattaagtgaactacatcggcgctgctgcaccaaaacacagttgctcacattaatttgatcctgctggaatctgtcctagaaaatgtcagatttttaaaaatccggcatacagcgcattagattgtgacagtgcatgcgtgcacacgaggatgagcgagcgcggctttggctagatttatttggaggttattgctcatgtctcattcggcacaaatcgaaatgtttccatattcgcaatgtatttgaatgttaaactattatttataatgtaaactaggcttgtagttaacacgcattcgcatatagacggaaaagatgatcctcttcatatgagcaaaaacgtccttggcataacagcagagtggaccggtatactacggtctatttaaactgaatgctccaggaatgtgtcggtcacagtgCCTAtgaatcgctgttttgaatccagcaattatttatttagaaatgataagatctgattatgacaagtgtggtataaaagctttgtttattagaggaataataggttaactggaaaatgttacatcgcgaccatgcttttggaccccatagtcttcatttacgcggctttgttctggtttgccggttggtcacgaatttccacaaattcagtatatttaggcattgtttcttttcctaaatcttcatagtttaaccctctaatttcccaggtttattttattatctttcgcttttaataactgttttcgcatctcttacagTGGTAaaaatgggaagggaaattaaagatttcatgaattaagaattcgttcgatttattaatttgttcccttatttcacttaaatcatgggttatttagggaacaaaattaatgaaacatggacaattgccacattaataattcgtaggaatgaattaacaagttgtaggaatgaatagactacctgtcctgtcactgtgtcccgcagccctgcaaagcgcaagatataaaacagttatctgatgaaatgattagtaactacatttctattgcatttaatgttgaagaacttttatgttgtttctattttaatgtactttaaagtttaaatcacattaaaagcttaatttgtacattgtgaatgaatgatgatgcttttatatatcgtcaccgtcactcacagccgctcgcacgtgttgagtgcgcatgagccgcacgcagcccaacattgaatcggttaaccgaccatcgatagccttaatcgattgcatctcttatcgacaattaatcgatcatcgattaatcgttgacatccctaatatatatatatatatatatatatatatattacctgcaGAGGCTAAACAGCTCTTTGCTAACCAACTTGACCAGTTGGTGACAGCTTCACCCATactggtattaaaataaaaaataaaaataaaaaacatattactcaaaatttgcaatgaatatttgcattacatgaaaataatgtgcatggacaaaaatatttaacattgtattcaaaatactaatatttgtattatatgcaAATAATATGAATTGAcaagataattaaaaatattactaaaacattattgtgcaaataaaaatatttttaatcttactcaaaatcattacaaatatttgCATTATATGCAAATACTGTGGATTGATAagataattgtttatatattaaataactacAAATATTTGCATTGTGTATAAACAATATGCATTGACTCGGAATCAGTTATGCAGACACTTTATCACCAAAAACAGATTAATTAAACAGCTTGCATGATATATTTGTTTGCTAATGtagattagaaatgtattttttttttttacatttttaatactaCAAAGCTTGATTGAGgtctgcattatataaaaaaatattattgcattattacaactttattacattaaagctgcggtaggtaacttttgacgctctagcggttaataaacagaactgcttgcgtcttgcggaagaacatcgtagccggaactacttctctctgtttatgtctatgaagaatcacaaaggtactgggttactccgccgctgtacccccgaagcaatctaaaatagtctgaatataaacacttattataggtgcaccctagtgattcaggacaagccaaaaacacggtttggaaaatggattcatggtgtactcgcttattatatacatttttctacattttgaacacaaacaaagttacggaccgcagctctgattggttgtttcttaccgggagcgatggagtttctgcaaatggcaataggagcactgggaggagccagaggagcttgattttttcacagattatctgtctcatattctactgtcaggacataatgacaggtttaacaaatatgtaaaaaatatatttttacaaaagttccctactgcagctttaaaatagttgtttttttagAATGTCAAATCCATTTATATTCTCTATATTTCaaagcaaaaatgaaaaaaggTAAAGCAAAAAGACAAATGATGAAGATATGCTTTTCCCCTCTTGTGTTGTGGTGGGTCTAATCAAAGGTCGTCAGCTTTGGCCTGCGTGCCCTGGTTTGGGTATCTCTGCGATACGGTATTTTTGTATCCAAGAACTGGGATgctaaatatgtaatatttttgttgttaggTTATCTGTGTCATGCAGCAGAAAGTGTGCACACGCAACACAGCGCTGTTTGTGAAGAACGGGCAGGCGTGTGGCGCCGGAGCCCCTCCTCAGCATCCTTTCCACTGCCCTCGATGTGGAGAGCATGAACGTTTCCACAGTCTCTCTTCTCTCAGAGCTCACCTAGAATACAGTCACCGGCTCCACACGAAACGTGACATCAGCCTGCTGTCCGCCAGGGATCTCTCCAACACAGAGCACATGGAAAGTTGCAAACCCTCCAATACAGACATGCATAAAGTACGTGGTGTCGGCACGAACACTAACTCCACTGCGAGAGGAGAGCACAAGCACTTATTCAGCGCTGACCAAACTCCATCTCAGCAGCCCACAGAGCAAAAGCTCCCGCCCCCAGAGAGGAGCCTCAGCGTTGGAGCCGGACCCCTCTCGGCTCCTGTGGCGTCAGTGGAGAAGAGGCTGGAGGGGATGATGAGGACAGCCAATGGCAGCATGGAGCGACGTCTGCTGCGGCTGAGCTCAGAGCTGGCACAGACAGACACGGCTATCCTGTGTGAGCGCGCTCACTCGCATCACCTGGCGCAGGAGAAACAGGAAGTGCAGGAGCGAGAGCGGGCGCTCAGCAGACAGGTAGACACCGCCGTTCTGGTAATCGCCACACTGAGACAACAGCTCAGCGTCTCAGAGCACGAGCTGGAGAGGAGAGAACAGTGAGTGGaagatttaaatgttattttacctCTGTAAAGACAAGATTTCTGATTGACCATGGGTTTGGGGTGACCTATTCTAAACCCTGTTAAgtctactgtatcatatttgaaatgtaaaaaaagacctttaaattaaattaaatgtatgcatttaacagatgcttttatccaacgcaacttacagtgcatttaggctataattttttacctatcatgtgttcccggggaatcgaacccacaaccttgcgcttgataatgcAATGCACTTGAGCGACAGGAATTAAATTTATGATTATCAATTTAAAATTATCAGCATGTTTAAAAGTTTGTTGTACACAGTCTCCTCCATGCCTTTTGTCATCTGATGGATAGTTTTTAGCAAGTAATCATACGTATACTTCATTTAGTATACGTATAAAGATatgtctttttgctgtgaaaGCTTTACAGATTTTaggaaagtaaatgtaaaaataacatttatatttaagttttacattgatttactggactgaagcaagtTAGGTTTTCTTGATTAATTCATACAacaaataatgttaaatgtaacAGATGTGATGCATTAGACCATTGaggaatgtttatttaattatgtctTTAATTAATGCATTGCATCGAATTATAAGTCTTCATCCACACATATAcacaataaaaactacagagctttgatcataaagcCAAGCACTAAATACTGTCTCATTAAGACATATTATTGATAGATATGaactgatatttatatgtattgtatGTAAGTTTGTTATACTTTTATAAAGAGTTCATTGATTACAACACGTCAGAATTTCAGCTCACTTTTTGCCCATGTAAATATGAGCAAATCtattaaattgcatatttttgctcagttggGACTTCTGAATATTTGTGAGTGTTTTCTTATTCTTCAGTGTCATATTACATGAgccatatttttgtattttgtcagTTCATTAAACTGttccattacaatttttttttaaataataataattggattGTTATTACATATGTCAGGATTAACAGGGTTAAAAGAACAGTACACATTTACTTTTTCAACTTCATTTCCTCGACGGCTCACAACAGGAAATGTTTAATAGACTGTCCGAGCTGCTCTGTACACGCTTTGAAaagtctccttttgtgttcccgTTGTGAGAGAAATTGAAAGTTATAGGGttggaacatgagggtgagtgtatTATGATGAAATGGAGATGAAGAATGAAGAAACAAGGAAACATTTATGACTGTTTaggggaaaataataataataaaaaaagatttttttgaaAACTACCTTTTGCTTAATTTCAGGGAAGTTGTGACCATCCAGAGGTTTCTGGAAGCAGCGGCACAGCACGAGATGTGCGGGAAGGTTCGTCTGCGTCGGTTCATCGAGGGCCTCTTGCGGAGGATTTCTCTGGCCGAGAGACTCCTGGAATATTATCAGAGCGTCCCTCACAGGCATTATTGCACGGCTCACTCTGTATGTCACCaacatttccataaaaataaaaatgtgtacctTAAAGCTGCAATTCGTAACTTTTTTGGTGTTCAAAATTGACAAATTTTTAGAATAAGCGAGAACATAATTAATCTGTTTTCCAAACAGTGTATTTGGCTTATCCTGAATCACTACGGCCTtaacctataataagtgtttatatttggactatttatAGACTGGTTCGGGTAGGTGACGCTGTGGAGTATCCCAGTACCTGCGTGATTCGTCATAGACattaacagagagaagtagatccagCAGCAtattcttccgcaagacgcacgcagatctgtttattaaccactagagcgcctgaagttacagactgcagcttatataacatttatatatatatatatatatatatatatatatatatatatatatatatatatatatatatatatttttttttttttttttttttttaatggttttctaacaaccccccccccccccactcatttatttaattctttaatttgtttttaaaatataattaattttggaTTTTTGAATATTAAGTTTTCTTTAGGCTACTCCATTTGAcctaaacaaaatgcattttaaataaaaaaaaaacaattttaatgaaaatttataaatatttaaaattgtaattaataataaaacaaagtcCATGactatatttaaagaatttttacctttttttttttttttttttttttttacaatctccACCACCATTTTTCAC encodes the following:
- the LOC127975946 gene encoding protein ZNF365-like isoform X1, giving the protein MQQKVCTRNTALFVKNGQACGAGAPPQHPFHCPRCGEHERFHSLSSLRAHLEYSHRLHTKRDISLLSARDLSNTEHMESCKPSNTDMHKVRGVGTNTNSTARGEHKHLFSADQTPSQQPTEQKLPPPERSLSVGAGPLSAPVASVEKRLEGMMRTANGSMERRLLRLSSELAQTDTAILCERAHSHHLAQEKQEVQERERALSRQVDTAVLVIATLRQQLSVSEHELERREQEVVTIQRFLEAAAQHEMCGKVRLRRFIEGLLRRISLAERLLEYYQSVPHRHYCTAHSVPLPSELGPHRITQSRYCITGFTLRSKFTCNPLTSSILYFTTSRTSSEHFYINHVLWLVVERCPLEVIHEVLSRQ
- the rtkn2 gene encoding rhotekin-2; the encoded protein is MDLSRDIQHFKRNIATRSTVSSCSSLAMEIKRKKIRESVFLQNEDCDIQEKLEFEMQMRAGAYKLLVASTKKEQVLDASRSLLTCNTRIKAYTSESQRRMQQQDIKRSSDSLDQIPCKGKVAISGVRIPLFWKDTEHFNSKGNVQRVAVFCLMKIGSEIFDSEMVIADPSMTDICFEGVHIFSEAKPDFDLRFELYSCGLEEETTFVNTPKKLARKLRSSFGRSSSRKLCPLLDGGDPDTFLQSNPIPVGARYSLLAYTTLGLEQAEGSFQSHSLIILQNVEASSWLPLYGNLCCKLVAQPDCMTQDTMSGYLCQQQSIEGLQRRCKLYCVLKARQISCYYSPEEIQAKVEPSLIIPINKDTRIRVVGKDHQSTGTRLNLINPGNGDSASHVFITETPDVLQEWLDALWQHIYDQSQWQHACDKLMEIEVLSPRKPPLFLTKQADSVYNDLSIVSPVKFESLTDIIHNKIEETDGRFLIGQEEVTEPPHWAALFEGSRPMAVQKTILSPGKESNQSFTSPVTASKKKRRAPPPPPDKLQFIQPTSLFSNQEKENCKGARPRTGRPSLDAKFSAIIHQLQKSHTSTRKTAPLGQIESCQHPCVPQKREDESDIPENPGKEYSQAPQPPVPAPRNKLRMSFREKINPKAW
- the LOC127975946 gene encoding protein ZNF365-like isoform X2; this encodes MQQKVCTRNTALFVKNGQACGAGAPPQHPFHCPRCGEHERFHSLSSLRAHLEYSHRLHTKRDISLLSARDLSNTEHMESCKPSNTDMHKVRGVGTNTNSTARGEHKHLFSADQTPSQQPTEQKLPPPERSLSVGAGPLSAPVASVEKRLEGMMRTANGSMERRLLRLSSELAQTDTAILCERAHSHHLAQEKQEVQERERALSRQVDTAVLVIATLRQQLSVSEHELERREQEVVTIQRFLEAAAQHEMCGKVRLRRFIEGLLRRISLAERLLEYYQSVPHRHYCTAHSVPLPSELGPHRITQSRSSGDHLEQDEEQQLPGHSGWGLSKGASGRLGYDSWSQRRRSDGYEV